Proteins co-encoded in one Garra rufa chromosome 7, GarRuf1.0, whole genome shotgun sequence genomic window:
- the LOC141339270 gene encoding uncharacterized protein isoform X1, translated as MSDPEPCGIKEEDIEQQIDLIEVNKETEEFIEAGEEHQVKTEETSWSPSLNNNNICFTCHQCGKSFSCQQNLDLHIKFHRGGKPYACDECEKIFTIKANLVEHMKIHTAEKPHICDQCGKSYPQKRNLDEHKKIHTLERPYKCDQCEKSFPYKGNLEEHMRVHTGEKPHKCNQCGKSFAQKGNLNVHMKIHTAEKPYTCDQCGKRFTQKGNLNEHLEIHSGVKLYTCDQCLKSFTQKVPFNDYKKINTVEKPHTCDQCGKRFSQKGNLNEHMKVHTGERPFPCDQCGKRFTHKGNLNEHLKIHTGEKPFACDQCGKCFAHKTNLNEHLTIHTGEKPHTCAQCGKSYARKGALNDHMKIHTGEKLHKCDQCGKSFRKSGVFKVHLLTHSRERLFNCDQCGKKFFRADFLKDHLKVHTKERPYVCSLCGKSFRQMGTLKIHQKRHSGVKDHVCSECGKTFFTDSALKVHQTVHTTETPYKCSYCDRSFKRSEYLRIHERIHTGEKPYHCSPCGKSFTHFSSLTSHRKKCMSEITSSSSGSDL; from the coding sequence ACCTAATTGAAGTGAACAAGGAGACTGAAGAATTCATTGAAGCGGGGGAGGAACATCAGGTCAAAACTGAAGAAACATCCTGGAGTCCCTCATTGAACAACAACAATATATGTTTTACttgccatcagtgtggaaagagtttctcatgCCAGCAAAATCTTGACCTTCACATAAAATTTCATCGTGGAGGGAAGCCATATGCGTGTGATGAGTGCGAGAAGATTTTCACAATAAAAGCAAACCTTGTTgaacacatgaaaattcacactgcaGAGAAGCCACACATCTGTGATCAGTGTGGCAAGAGTTACCCACAAAAACGAAaccttgatgaacataagaaaATCCACACTCTGGAAAGGCCGTACAAATGTGATCAATGTGAGAAGAGCTTCCCATATAAAGGAAACCTTGAAGAACATATGAGggtccacacaggagagaagcctcacaaatgtaatcagtgtgggaagagttttgcacaaaaaggaaaccttaatgtACACATGAAAATCCACACTGCAGAGAAACcatacacatgtgatcagtgtgggaagagattcacacaaaaaggaaaccttaatgaACACTTGGAAATCCACTCAGGAGTAAAGctgtacacatgtgatcagtgtttgaagagtttcacacaaaaaGTGCCTTTTAATGATTACAAGAAAATCAACACTGTAGAGAAGCCGCACacgtgtgatcaatgtgggaagagattttcacaaaaaggaaaccttaatgaACACATGAAAGTCCACACTGGTGAGAGGCCATTcccatgtgatcagtgtgggaagagatTCACACATAAAGGTAACCTTAACGAACacttgaaaattcacactggggagaagccatttgcatgtgatcagtgcgggaagtgTTTCGCACATAAAACAAACCTTAACGAACACTTGacaattcacaccggagagaaaccgcaCACGTGtgctcagtgtgggaagagttacGCACGAAAAGGAGCCCTTAATGATCACAtgaaaatccacactggagagaagctgcACAAATGcgatcaatgtggaaagagtttcagaaaaTCAGGCGTTTTTAAAGTACATCTGCTTACTCATTCTAGAGAAAGACTATTTAACTGTGACCAATGCGGTAAAAAGTTTTTTAGGGCAGATttcctgaaggatcatctgaAAGTTCATACTAAGGAGAGGCCTTACGTATGttctttgtgtggaaagagttttaggcAGATGGGTACTTTAAAAATACACCAGAAAAGACACAGCGGTGTGAAGGATCATGTTTGCTCTGAGTGTGGGAAGACTTTTTTTACAGATAGCGCACTGAAAGTGCACCAGACAGTTCACACTACTGAAACGCCTTATAAGTGTTCATACTGTGATAGGAGCTTCAAACGGTCTGAATATCTGagaatacatgagaggatccacactggagagaagccgtatcaCTGCTCACCATGTGGGAAAAGTTTCACTCATTTTTCTTCTTTAACCAGTCATAGAAAGAAATGCATGTCTGAAATTACATCAAGTAGTTCGGGTTCTGACCTGTAA